In a single window of the Halobaculum lipolyticum genome:
- the htpX gene encoding zinc metalloprotease HtpX: MEWKTDWGLRGRMVVTGFLLFALYIVFGAVILALDYGGMLIFMVPFLFAQFFFSDKLALYSMGAKEVSEEEYPDLHRTITRLSQQADLPKPTVAVADTRVPNAFAAGRSQKSSTVCVTTGLLRTLDDEEVEGVLAHELAHVKNRDVMVMTIASFLSTLAFIIVRWGWLFGGGGNRGGGNQAPVLVAIAVSLVVWVISFLLIRLLSRYREFAADRGGAAISGKPGALASALVTLDSGMDRVPKEDLRDTAEMNAFFVIPIKSGVVGKLFSTHPSTEKRVERLRELERELETA, from the coding sequence ATGGAATGGAAGACGGACTGGGGACTCCGCGGTCGCATGGTCGTGACCGGGTTCCTCCTGTTCGCCCTCTACATCGTGTTCGGGGCGGTCATACTGGCGCTGGACTACGGTGGAATGCTCATCTTCATGGTGCCGTTCCTGTTCGCACAGTTCTTCTTCAGCGACAAGCTCGCCCTCTACTCGATGGGCGCCAAGGAGGTGTCCGAGGAGGAGTACCCCGACCTGCACCGGACGATCACCCGGCTGTCCCAGCAGGCGGATCTCCCGAAGCCGACGGTCGCGGTCGCCGACACCCGCGTCCCGAACGCGTTCGCCGCCGGGCGCTCACAGAAGAGCTCGACCGTCTGCGTGACGACGGGACTGCTGCGCACGCTCGACGACGAGGAGGTGGAGGGGGTGCTCGCCCACGAACTCGCGCACGTGAAGAACCGCGACGTCATGGTGATGACCATCGCGTCGTTCCTGTCGACGCTGGCGTTCATCATCGTGCGCTGGGGCTGGCTCTTCGGCGGCGGCGGCAACCGCGGCGGTGGCAACCAGGCGCCCGTGCTGGTCGCGATCGCGGTGTCGCTGGTCGTGTGGGTGATCTCGTTCCTGCTCATCCGCCTGCTGTCGCGCTACCGCGAGTTCGCCGCCGACCGCGGCGGCGCCGCCATCTCCGGCAAGCCCGGGGCGCTGGCGTCGGCGCTGGTCACCCTCGACAGCGGGATGGACCGCGTCCCGAAGGAGGACCTCCGCGACACCGCGGAGATGAACGCCTTCTTCGTCATCCCGATCAAGTCCGGGGTCGTCGGGAAGCTGTTCTCGACGCACCCGAGCACCGAGAAGCGCGTCGAGCGGCTCCGCGAACTCGAACGCGAACTCGAGACCGCCTGA
- a CDS encoding inorganic phosphate transporter, which yields MVEVLLLVGLLVAVFVGFNIGGSSTGVSFGPAVGSGTLSKTAAAALMSLFALAGGWTVGREVIDTMGGEIVPAAQFTLVASVAVLFFVGLALLISNTFGVPASTSMTAVGAIAGLGAASGTLDSEVMLRIVGWWLVAPVVAFWICAMIGRYLYPYLDAAFAIDRSPGAVVELDGLRPRLADGTTGKELLGTVLVLVIACYMAFSAGASNAANAVAPLVGNGSLTASQGVLLAGGAIALGAFTIARRTLDTVGNDLTDLPLLAALIVEVVSASMITFLSAIGIPASLAVSATMSIVGLGWGRATRTTTIGDAVGGAIGAGDDGGKPDRPEVSVNALAAERASPDEVPRVGEEEEDLLAEDLFDPGTTGRVVFFWILTPSLSFAASYALFAFTPL from the coding sequence GTGGTCGAGGTACTCCTGCTGGTCGGGCTGCTCGTCGCGGTGTTCGTCGGCTTCAACATCGGCGGTTCCTCCACGGGCGTCTCCTTCGGACCCGCGGTCGGCAGCGGCACGCTGTCGAAGACCGCGGCGGCGGCGCTCATGTCGCTGTTCGCGCTCGCGGGCGGCTGGACCGTCGGGCGCGAGGTCATCGACACGATGGGCGGGGAGATCGTCCCGGCCGCGCAGTTCACGCTCGTCGCCAGCGTCGCCGTCCTCTTCTTCGTCGGCCTGGCGCTGCTGATCTCCAACACGTTCGGGGTGCCCGCCTCCACGTCGATGACCGCCGTCGGCGCCATCGCGGGGCTGGGGGCGGCCTCCGGGACGCTCGACTCCGAAGTGATGCTCCGGATCGTCGGCTGGTGGCTCGTCGCCCCCGTGGTCGCCTTCTGGATCTGCGCGATGATCGGGCGCTACCTCTACCCGTACCTCGACGCCGCCTTCGCCATCGACCGCTCCCCCGGCGCGGTCGTCGAACTCGACGGACTCCGCCCCCGACTCGCGGACGGGACGACCGGCAAGGAGCTACTCGGCACCGTGCTCGTCCTCGTGATCGCTTGCTACATGGCGTTCTCGGCGGGCGCGTCGAACGCGGCCAACGCCGTCGCGCCGCTGGTCGGCAACGGGTCGCTGACGGCGAGCCAGGGCGTGTTGCTCGCGGGCGGGGCGATCGCGCTCGGCGCGTTCACGATCGCCCGGCGGACGCTCGACACCGTCGGCAACGACCTCACCGACCTCCCGCTGCTGGCGGCGCTGATCGTCGAGGTGGTGTCGGCGAGCATGATCACGTTCCTCTCGGCCATCGGCATCCCCGCCTCGCTGGCCGTCTCGGCGACGATGTCGATCGTCGGACTGGGGTGGGGGCGCGCGACCCGCACGACGACTATCGGCGACGCCGTCGGCGGCGCGATCGGCGCCGGCGACGACGGGGGGAAGCCCGACCGCCCGGAGGTGTCGGTGAACGCCCTCGCCGCCGAGCGCGCCTCGCCCGACGAGGTCCCCCGAGTCGGCGAGGAGGAGGAGGACCTGCTGGCGGAGGACCTGTTCGACCCCGGCACGACCGGCCGAGTGGTGTTCTTCTGGATCCTCACGCCGTCGCTGTCGTTCGCGGCCTCCTACGCGCTGTTCGCGTTCACGCCGCTGTAG
- the fer gene encoding ferredoxin Fer: protein MPTVEYLNYEVLDDNGWDLDDDDLFADAADAGLDAEDYGELEVNEGEYILEAAEAQGYDWPFSCRAGACANCAAILKEGEIEMDMQQILSDEEVEDKNVRLTCIGSPQADEIKIVYNAKHLDYLQNRVI, encoded by the coding sequence ATGCCCACGGTCGAATACCTCAACTACGAAGTGCTGGACGACAACGGCTGGGACCTCGACGACGACGACCTCTTCGCCGATGCCGCGGACGCGGGCCTCGACGCCGAGGACTACGGCGAACTGGAAGTCAACGAGGGCGAGTACATCCTCGAGGCCGCGGAGGCCCAGGGGTACGACTGGCCGTTCTCGTGCCGCGCCGGCGCCTGCGCGAACTGCGCGGCGATCCTGAAGGAGGGCGAGATCGAGATGGACATGCAGCAGATCCTCTCCGACGAGGAGGTCGAGGACAAGAACGTGCGCCTCACCTGCATCGGCTCGCCGCAGGCCGACGAGATCAAGATCGTCTACAACGCGAAGCACCTGGACTACCTCCAGAACCGCGTCATCTGA
- a CDS encoding SHOCT domain-containing protein codes for MAREKAHDEVFCSSCGAAIKIRAEVCPECGVRNDQHSSNGRGRRGRSNTSRSQQSHRSGSHDPSRRTTTVSDTWHYGVGAAVALWSLAVVVPGASTIGAVCVLVGWVLMPVSIYYDRQWVRATTTWNPNKALWLTLSLVPGVNIVGGAVYLYRRFNVEAVSSADGRERGDTEGDTALDRLRERYSEGELSDEEFERKVEQVLATEDRETAEMHVENR; via the coding sequence ATGGCTCGGGAGAAAGCCCACGACGAGGTGTTCTGTAGCTCCTGTGGCGCGGCGATCAAGATCCGGGCGGAGGTGTGCCCCGAGTGTGGCGTCCGAAACGACCAGCATTCCTCGAACGGCAGAGGACGACGGGGTCGGTCGAACACCTCCCGCTCGCAGCAGTCGCACCGGTCGGGGTCGCACGACCCGTCGAGGCGGACGACCACCGTCTCGGACACGTGGCACTACGGCGTCGGCGCGGCCGTCGCTCTGTGGTCGCTGGCCGTCGTCGTTCCGGGAGCGTCGACGATCGGGGCCGTGTGTGTCCTCGTCGGCTGGGTGCTGATGCCGGTGAGTATCTACTACGACCGGCAGTGGGTCCGGGCGACGACGACGTGGAACCCGAACAAGGCGCTGTGGCTGACGCTGTCGCTCGTCCCCGGTGTCAACATCGTCGGGGGAGCGGTGTACCTCTACCGCCGGTTCAACGTCGAAGCGGTCTCGTCGGCCGACGGCCGCGAGCGCGGCGACACCGAGGGCGACACCGCCCTCGATCGGCTCCGCGAGCGCTACAGCGAGGGGGAACTCTCGGACGAGGAGTTCGAACGGAAGGTCGAGCAAGTGCTAGCGACCGAGGACCGCGAGACGGCCGAGATGCACGTCGAGAACCGGTAG
- a CDS encoding prepilin peptidase produces the protein MRVLGIATAADLLRLLLLPGFAWAAYRDIRTRRVASSLWLPLLAVGALAFVVDAAAAFPFADYAGRLFLVRAGFSLLFLVPFSFLAYRLAAFGGADMKALVVLAVAFPTTPQYVVPLWILPDVTWLHAVGFPAHPSALGVAAMSALTNAVLFGAGYIALLFASNLATGRLSPAMLVGRWTAVDDLPSVHGQLLRVDGIRPVRGLDLDALRMYLRWRGTTLEAVRAAPDAHRDPASVGETHSPTDGAVHDGPRTDGGDDAAGGFEFPESDGDGDGAATATATAGATGAESQGVESPGAEPPADGAVRDDPWAAERFLDDIEGSAYGTTPARLREGLERAASEDALWVSPGLPFLVPLFGGLLLALTYGDVLTVALGVLGLV, from the coding sequence ATGCGCGTCCTCGGCATCGCCACCGCGGCCGACCTCCTGCGCCTGCTGCTGCTCCCGGGCTTCGCGTGGGCCGCCTACCGCGACATCCGCACCCGCCGCGTCGCCAGTTCGCTGTGGCTCCCGCTGCTGGCGGTCGGCGCCCTCGCGTTCGTCGTCGACGCCGCCGCGGCGTTCCCGTTCGCGGACTACGCCGGCCGGCTGTTCCTCGTTCGCGCCGGCTTCTCGCTGCTGTTTCTGGTCCCCTTCTCGTTCCTCGCGTACCGGCTGGCCGCCTTCGGCGGCGCCGACATGAAGGCGCTCGTCGTGCTCGCGGTCGCGTTCCCGACCACGCCGCAGTACGTCGTGCCGCTGTGGATCCTCCCCGACGTGACGTGGCTCCACGCGGTCGGCTTCCCCGCCCACCCCTCGGCGCTGGGCGTCGCGGCGATGTCGGCGCTGACGAACGCCGTCCTGTTCGGCGCGGGCTACATCGCCCTCCTGTTCGCGTCGAACCTCGCGACTGGGCGACTGTCCCCGGCGATGCTCGTCGGCCGGTGGACCGCCGTCGACGACCTCCCGTCCGTCCACGGCCAACTCCTCCGCGTCGACGGGATCCGCCCGGTGCGCGGTCTCGATCTGGACGCCCTCCGGATGTACCTCCGGTGGCGCGGCACCACCCTCGAAGCCGTGCGGGCGGCCCCCGACGCCCACCGCGACCCCGCCTCCGTCGGGGAGACGCACTCGCCGACCGACGGCGCGGTTCACGACGGGCCGCGAACCGACGGCGGCGACGACGCGGCCGGAGGCTTCGAGTTCCCCGAGTCGGACGGCGACGGCGACGGCGCCGCGACGGCGACCGCGACCGCCGGCGCGACGGGCGCCGAGTCACAGGGTGTCGAATCGCCGGGCGCCGAACCGCCGGCCGACGGCGCCGTACGCGACGACCCGTGGGCCGCCGAGCGGTTCCTCGACGACATCGAGGGGAGCGCCTACGGCACCACGCCGGCCCGCCTGCGCGAGGGGTTGGAGCGCGCCGCGAGCGAGGACGCGCTGTGGGTGTCGCCCGGCCTGCCGTTCCTCGTGCCGCTGTTCGGCGGACTGCTGCTCGCGCTGACGTACGGCGACGTGCTCACCGTCGCGCTCGGCGTGCTCGGGCTGGTGTGA
- the hisI gene encoding phosphoribosyl-AMP cyclohydrolase, with protein MSDSQADARSGAGIDVDFGDDGLVPAVAQDADSGEVLMLAYANREALDRTRDTGRAHYYSRSREELWEKGATSGHTQAVEEVRVDCDADALLYLVDQTGGACHTGHRSCFHRTVDGDEVGERVFDPDAVYE; from the coding sequence ATGAGTGACTCGCAGGCCGACGCCCGGAGCGGCGCCGGCATCGACGTTGACTTCGGGGACGACGGGCTGGTCCCCGCGGTCGCACAGGACGCCGACTCCGGCGAGGTGTTGATGCTCGCGTACGCGAACCGCGAGGCGCTCGACCGCACCCGCGACACCGGACGCGCCCACTACTACTCGCGCTCCCGGGAGGAACTGTGGGAGAAGGGCGCCACCAGCGGCCACACGCAGGCCGTCGAGGAGGTGCGGGTCGACTGCGACGCCGACGCGCTGCTGTACCTCGTCGACCAGACCGGCGGCGCCTGCCACACCGGGCACCGCTCGTGTTTCCACCGCACCGTCGACGGCGACGAGGTGGGCGAGCGCGTGTTCGACCCCGACGCGGTGTACGAGTAG
- a CDS encoding DUF7118 family protein, protein MGRNADGATDRAGDTAEPDAHASPDPLPDADGDAARLAAALREARDRRADAERAVAEHGEATLATVGDAVDRLDRLLERYADSATGTGDFQAYVEFQGEFASVVEDLDEDVPGHEAFERANEAVDGRRLSESDFERAREALAPVRDLAGRLDEREAATNAVHEAERDAQRRVGALDDRIDELERLVELGEADLDAPVDDLREPVVGYDDAVRDAFAEFRREAPARAVLSFVAEAADTPFVDYTAPPPELVEFLAETPAGDEPITDLLAYADYSASKLDHYVDDPGTFTARVRPHRTYLERLSADPLTVGWPPPSAETLRFQREELVSLVAKFADEDVVARARALRDAADHPEYERLRRAAAAEAELSDAEFERVAAGAAAEELAAARARRAALSAALDGGE, encoded by the coding sequence ATGGGACGGAACGCCGACGGAGCGACCGACCGCGCCGGCGACACGGCCGAGCCGGACGCACACGCGAGCCCGGACCCCCTCCCGGACGCCGACGGCGACGCGGCTAGGCTGGCGGCGGCGCTGCGCGAGGCGCGCGACCGCCGGGCGGACGCCGAGCGCGCCGTCGCCGAGCACGGCGAGGCGACGCTGGCGACCGTCGGCGACGCCGTCGACCGCCTCGACCGCCTGCTGGAGCGGTACGCCGACTCCGCGACCGGCACCGGCGACTTCCAGGCGTACGTGGAGTTCCAGGGAGAGTTCGCCTCCGTCGTCGAGGACCTCGACGAGGACGTCCCGGGGCACGAGGCGTTCGAGCGCGCCAACGAGGCCGTCGACGGCCGCCGCCTCTCCGAGTCGGACTTCGAGCGCGCCCGCGAGGCGCTGGCGCCCGTCCGCGACCTCGCCGGCCGGCTCGACGAGCGCGAGGCCGCCACGAACGCCGTCCACGAGGCCGAGCGCGACGCCCAGCGTCGCGTCGGGGCGCTCGACGACCGCATCGACGAGTTGGAACGGCTCGTCGAGTTGGGCGAGGCCGACCTCGACGCCCCGGTCGACGACCTCCGCGAGCCCGTCGTCGGCTACGACGACGCCGTCCGCGACGCCTTCGCCGAGTTCCGTCGGGAGGCGCCCGCCCGCGCGGTGCTGTCGTTCGTCGCCGAGGCCGCCGACACGCCGTTCGTCGACTACACGGCGCCGCCGCCGGAGCTGGTCGAGTTCCTCGCCGAGACCCCCGCGGGCGACGAGCCGATCACCGACCTGCTGGCGTACGCCGACTACTCCGCCTCGAAGCTGGACCACTACGTCGACGACCCGGGCACGTTCACCGCCCGCGTCCGCCCGCACCGGACGTACCTCGAACGGCTCTCTGCCGACCCGCTGACCGTCGGGTGGCCGCCGCCGTCGGCGGAGACGCTCCGCTTCCAGCGCGAGGAACTGGTGTCGCTGGTCGCGAAGTTCGCCGACGAGGACGTCGTCGCCCGCGCCCGCGCGCTGCGGGACGCGGCCGACCACCCGGAGTACGAGCGCCTCCGCCGCGCCGCCGCCGCCGAAGCGGAGCTGTCGGACGCGGAGTTCGAACGCGTCGCCGCCGGCGCCGCGGCCGAGGAGTTGGCCGCCGCGCGGGCGCGTCGAGCGGCGCTGTCGGCCGCGCTCGACGGCGGGGAGTGA
- a CDS encoding GNAT family N-acetyltransferase — MDTQVRPVASVAEFRAAMAVNRAAWRDAYADILPSARLDAMTVPDGRDLQERYEHATADGAFLVAVDPAPGAVVGFADAAWGDDRKAFCERDDAELRALYVAPERQGEGVGTSLLAALDDRVPVRFDRLVLETFEANDDARAFYEARGFERVGSSGFEVAGESYPTAVYARPR, encoded by the coding sequence ATGGACACGCAGGTTCGCCCCGTCGCCTCGGTCGCGGAGTTCCGCGCGGCGATGGCGGTCAACCGCGCCGCCTGGCGCGACGCCTACGCCGACATCCTCCCGTCGGCCCGCCTCGACGCGATGACGGTTCCCGACGGTCGCGACCTGCAGGAGCGGTACGAGCACGCCACCGCCGACGGGGCGTTCCTCGTCGCCGTCGACCCGGCCCCCGGGGCGGTCGTCGGCTTCGCGGACGCGGCGTGGGGCGACGACCGGAAGGCGTTCTGCGAGCGCGACGACGCCGAACTCCGGGCGCTGTACGTCGCTCCCGAGCGCCAGGGGGAGGGCGTCGGCACCTCGCTGTTGGCCGCCCTCGACGACCGCGTGCCCGTCCGCTTCGACCGCCTCGTGTTGGAGACGTTCGAGGCGAACGACGACGCCCGCGCGTTCTACGAGGCGCGCGGCTTCGAGCGCGTCGGCTCGTCGGGGTTCGAGGTGGCCGGGGAGTCGTACCCGACGGCGGTGTACGCGCGACCGCGGTAG
- the glmM gene encoding phosphoglucosamine mutase, which yields MKVFGSSGTRGVVGEEFTPEFVSRVAAAAAATWDAERVALGRDTRTSGRTFADAAAAGITAAGVDVERLGVVPTPSLVRYCEVEAVPGVMITASHNPPEFNGVKLVGDDGIELPVGRLEAVEERLLSEGTTTVAWDRIGASRRIADANDDYVREMLDTVDRDAVADAGLTVALDPGHGAGALTSPEFFRELGCDVVTVNAQPDGHFPGRDPEPVEKNLADLKRLVAAADADVGIAHDGDADRAVFVDETGDYVEGDASLAALSAHHLGEGDTTVAAVNVSQRLVDVCEAAGANLELTPIGSTNIITRIKELWREGESVPVAGEGNGGVFFPDYRLVRDGAFIAAKFLELLAERDASVSEVVAPYEDYTNVRENLAYETDAQLNAMLEAAAAYAEAADAEPDTKDGYRLDYGDAWVLVRPSGTEPKVRVYAESADPERAATLAREAREALAAAKSGVEA from the coding sequence ATGAAGGTCTTCGGATCGAGCGGCACCCGCGGGGTCGTGGGCGAGGAGTTCACCCCGGAGTTCGTCTCCCGGGTGGCCGCCGCCGCCGCGGCGACGTGGGACGCCGAGCGCGTCGCCCTCGGCCGCGACACGCGGACGTCCGGGCGGACGTTCGCGGACGCCGCCGCCGCCGGGATCACCGCCGCCGGCGTCGACGTGGAGCGACTCGGCGTCGTCCCCACCCCGAGTCTGGTGCGGTACTGCGAAGTCGAGGCCGTGCCGGGGGTGATGATCACCGCCTCGCACAACCCGCCGGAGTTCAACGGCGTGAAACTCGTCGGCGACGACGGGATCGAACTCCCCGTCGGCCGCCTCGAAGCCGTCGAGGAGCGCCTGCTGTCGGAGGGAACCACCACCGTCGCGTGGGACCGCATCGGCGCCTCCCGGCGCATCGCCGACGCGAACGACGACTACGTCCGGGAGATGCTCGACACCGTCGACCGCGACGCCGTCGCCGACGCCGGTCTCACGGTCGCGCTCGACCCCGGCCACGGCGCCGGCGCGCTCACCTCCCCCGAGTTCTTCCGGGAGTTGGGCTGTGACGTCGTCACCGTGAACGCCCAGCCCGACGGCCACTTCCCGGGCCGAGACCCCGAACCCGTCGAGAAGAACCTCGCGGACCTGAAGCGACTCGTCGCCGCGGCCGACGCCGACGTCGGCATCGCCCACGACGGCGACGCCGACCGCGCCGTCTTCGTCGACGAGACGGGCGACTACGTCGAGGGCGACGCCTCGCTGGCGGCGCTTTCGGCCCACCACCTCGGCGAGGGCGACACCACCGTCGCCGCGGTGAACGTCTCCCAGCGCCTCGTGGACGTCTGTGAGGCCGCGGGCGCGAACCTCGAACTCACGCCCATCGGCTCGACGAACATCATCACGCGGATCAAGGAGCTGTGGCGCGAGGGCGAGTCCGTCCCGGTCGCCGGCGAGGGCAACGGCGGCGTGTTCTTCCCCGACTACCGGCTCGTGCGCGACGGCGCGTTCATCGCCGCGAAGTTCCTCGAACTGCTCGCCGAGCGCGACGCGAGCGTGAGCGAGGTGGTCGCCCCCTACGAGGACTACACGAACGTCCGCGAGAACCTCGCCTACGAGACGGACGCCCAACTGAACGCGATGCTCGAGGCCGCCGCGGCGTACGCCGAGGCCGCCGACGCCGAGCCGGACACGAAGGACGGCTACCGCCTCGACTACGGCGACGCGTGGGTGCTCGTGCGCCCCTCCGGCACGGAGCCGAAGGTGCGGGTGTACGCCGAGTCGGCCGACCCAGAGCGCGCGGCGACGCTGGCGCGGGAGGCCCGCGAGGCGCTCGCCGCAGCGAAGTCCGGCGTCGAAGCCTAA
- a CDS encoding aldehyde ferredoxin oxidoreductase family protein — MIHATGPLLSVDLSAREATEEPIDDVLGEFVGGRGVGTKLAFDRVPFDAEPLGPENRLYLTTGPLQHSRMSFTGRMNMTGVSPLTDGLASSNAGGFLSRNFTGTGYAAVELHGAADEPLAVHVRDDGVTFEAVPDLVDAEVPEVTDWAEREHDLEAEHLACIGPAGEHLVRYACVMTSETRAFGRTGMGAVLGSKNVKVLTFDGDSEAAVDIDPVQSEVHREAATSDHIMKRQGTTSVTELANEVEALPTDYFSKQSFDGVEGIAGDAVESKKYKRGTCSQCAFACKLPTRDEEAGVETEGPEFETVMAWGSNQSVDDVVEVMKGNDLCDRLGVDTISAGDTMAAYLASEDDLGNAERARELLRTVAYREGDVGDLLAEGVHRAAAELGVDDWTVKGLEFAAHDGRALNGQGLSYATSNRGADHMYAGFYAKEYPLVSKEEALDKRGLEGKAPLVAAAENHAAVLDSAVACKFSRDFVSDERLGALLDADYDDLGAVGARVVELERAFNNRRGFDRADDTLPYDLPEFEDALDEYYAARGWREDGVVPGLGEANGGTDAAAADD; from the coding sequence ATGATCCACGCGACCGGACCGTTGCTGTCGGTCGACCTCTCGGCACGGGAGGCGACCGAGGAACCGATCGACGACGTGCTCGGCGAGTTCGTGGGCGGGCGCGGCGTCGGCACGAAACTGGCGTTCGACCGGGTGCCGTTCGACGCGGAGCCGCTCGGTCCCGAGAACCGGCTGTACCTGACGACCGGCCCGCTCCAGCACTCCCGGATGAGCTTCACCGGGCGGATGAACATGACGGGCGTGTCGCCGCTCACCGACGGTCTCGCCTCCTCGAACGCCGGCGGATTCCTCTCGCGCAACTTCACGGGCACGGGGTACGCCGCCGTCGAACTGCACGGCGCCGCGGACGAACCCCTCGCAGTCCACGTCCGCGACGACGGCGTCACGTTCGAGGCGGTCCCGGACCTCGTCGACGCGGAGGTGCCCGAGGTGACCGACTGGGCCGAGCGGGAACACGACCTCGAGGCCGAACACCTCGCGTGCATCGGCCCCGCCGGCGAGCACCTCGTGCGCTACGCCTGCGTCATGACCAGCGAGACGCGCGCGTTCGGCCGCACCGGCATGGGCGCCGTGCTCGGGAGCAAGAACGTGAAGGTGCTCACGTTCGACGGCGACAGCGAGGCGGCCGTCGACATCGACCCCGTCCAGTCGGAGGTCCACCGTGAGGCTGCCACCTCGGACCACATCATGAAGCGGCAGGGCACCACGAGCGTCACCGAACTCGCCAACGAGGTCGAGGCGCTGCCGACGGACTACTTCTCCAAGCAGTCGTTCGACGGCGTCGAAGGGATCGCCGGCGACGCGGTGGAGTCGAAGAAGTACAAGCGCGGCACCTGCTCGCAGTGTGCGTTCGCCTGCAAGCTGCCCACGAGAGACGAGGAGGCGGGCGTCGAGACGGAGGGACCGGAGTTCGAGACGGTGATGGCGTGGGGGTCGAACCAGTCGGTCGACGACGTGGTCGAGGTGATGAAGGGGAACGACCTGTGCGACCGGCTCGGGGTCGACACCATCTCCGCCGGCGACACGATGGCGGCGTACCTCGCGAGCGAGGACGACCTCGGGAACGCCGAGCGCGCCCGCGAGCTGTTGCGGACGGTCGCCTACCGCGAGGGCGACGTGGGCGACCTGCTCGCGGAGGGCGTCCACCGCGCGGCCGCCGAGTTGGGCGTCGACGACTGGACCGTGAAGGGGTTGGAGTTCGCCGCCCACGACGGGCGCGCGCTCAACGGCCAGGGGCTGTCGTACGCCACGTCGAACCGCGGCGCCGACCACATGTACGCCGGCTTCTACGCCAAGGAGTACCCGCTCGTCTCGAAGGAGGAGGCGCTCGACAAGCGCGGGCTGGAGGGGAAGGCACCGCTCGTCGCGGCGGCGGAGAACCACGCTGCCGTGCTCGACTCGGCGGTCGCGTGCAAGTTCTCCCGCGACTTCGTGAGCGACGAGCGGCTGGGCGCGCTGTTGGACGCCGACTACGACGACCTCGGCGCGGTGGGCGCCCGCGTCGTCGAGCTGGAGCGGGCGTTCAACAACCGCCGCGGCTTCGACCGCGCCGACGACACGCTCCCGTACGACCTCCCGGAGTTCGAGGACGCGCTCGACGAGTACTACGCCGCCCGCGGCTGGCGCGAGGACGGCGTCGTCCCGGGGCTGGGCGAGGCGAACGGCGGCACCGACGCCGCGGCCGCGGACGACTGA
- a CDS encoding FAD-dependent monooxygenase, translated as MTDANGRGDAADDADTDRDRDRDAVVPDRTETADVVVAGCGPGGAVLSFLLARSGVDVTLVERAATFEREYRGFGWNPGVVRLFDEMDLLDDVLDLAHETVREGTFAVAGEPVSVLDFDLLDTDYPYALLMEQPALLELLVERAGDHDEFAFRPSTTVTDLRRDADGAVCGVVARDRAADEVLAVDARVVVGADGRYSTVRSAADIDSGAFDSPIDLVWFTLPAGAAEPASQGQIGPGAMLVHFGLGAGRLQVGYPVLDGAWPAIREAGFDAFRERVAAVDPAVAAAMATHLDGFADTTLLDVAPGLAPEWTRDGLVLLGDAAHTASPVGAQGNPLAVEDAVVLHDVLAGALVDGDGPLPAAVLRPFERARRPTVERVIALQRRAGRGMAAWLRYGRYVPPPAVRAAATAFGRVAAHSRRARRPIEAFALGDRSVTVARDRFLD; from the coding sequence GTGACCGACGCGAACGGGCGCGGCGACGCGGCCGACGACGCCGACACCGACCGCGACCGCGACCGCGACGCGGTCGTCCCGGATCGGACGGAGACGGCCGACGTCGTCGTCGCGGGCTGCGGTCCCGGCGGCGCGGTGCTGTCGTTCCTGCTGGCGCGCAGCGGCGTCGACGTGACGCTCGTCGAGCGGGCGGCGACGTTCGAGCGCGAGTACCGCGGCTTCGGGTGGAACCCCGGCGTCGTCCGGCTGTTCGACGAGATGGACCTGCTCGACGACGTGCTCGACCTCGCACACGAGACGGTTCGCGAGGGGACGTTCGCCGTCGCCGGCGAGCCGGTGTCCGTTCTCGACTTCGACCTGCTCGACACCGACTACCCGTACGCGCTGCTCATGGAGCAGCCGGCGCTGCTGGAACTGCTCGTCGAGCGCGCGGGCGACCACGACGAGTTCGCGTTCCGGCCGTCGACGACGGTGACCGACCTCCGGCGCGACGCCGACGGCGCGGTGTGCGGCGTCGTCGCCCGGGACCGCGCGGCCGACGAGGTCCTCGCGGTCGACGCCCGCGTCGTCGTCGGCGCCGACGGGCGCTACTCGACCGTCCGGTCGGCGGCGGACATCGACTCGGGGGCGTTCGACTCGCCGATCGATCTCGTGTGGTTCACGCTCCCGGCCGGGGCGGCCGAACCCGCCTCGCAGGGACAGATCGGTCCCGGCGCGATGCTCGTCCACTTCGGGCTGGGCGCCGGGCGGCTCCAAGTCGGCTACCCGGTGCTCGACGGCGCGTGGCCGGCGATCCGCGAGGCGGGGTTCGACGCCTTCCGCGAGCGCGTCGCCGCCGTCGACCCCGCGGTGGCCGCGGCGATGGCGACCCACCTCGACGGCTTCGCCGACACGACGCTGCTCGACGTGGCGCCCGGGCTGGCGCCCGAGTGGACGCGCGACGGGCTGGTTCTGCTGGGCGACGCCGCCCACACGGCCAGCCCCGTCGGCGCGCAGGGGAATCCCCTCGCCGTCGAGGACGCGGTCGTCCTCCACGACGTGCTCGCGGGGGCGCTCGTCGACGGCGACGGCCCGCTCCCCGCCGCCGTCCTCCGGCCGTTCGAGCGCGCCCGCCGGCCGACCGTCGAGCGCGTGATCGCGCTCCAGCGGCGCGCGGGACGGGGGATGGCGGCTTGGCTCCGGTACGGCCGGTACGTGCCGCCGCCGGCGGTGCGCGCCGCGGCGACGGCGTTCGGCCGGGTCGCCGCCCACAGCCGGCGCGCCCGGAGACCGATCGAGGCGTTCGCGCTCGGCGACCGCTCGGTGACGGTCGCGCGCGACCGCTTCCTCGACTGA